One Glycine max cultivar Williams 82 chromosome 3, Glycine_max_v4.0, whole genome shotgun sequence DNA window includes the following coding sequences:
- the LOC102667201 gene encoding putative pentatricopeptide repeat-containing protein At3g15130, with protein sequence MTEGCMTEGAFQVDKVFKEIEEPNIVSWTSLMVGYAYNGCVKEVMSVYLCLRRDGVYCNENAMATVIRSCGVLVGKMLGYQVLGSVIKSGLDTTVSVANSLISMFGNCDSIEEASCVFDDMKERDTISLNSIITASVRNGYCEKSVEYFSQMCYTHAKTDYITTSALLPVCGSAQNLRWGRGLHGMVVKSGLESNVCVCNSLLSMYSQAGKFEVISKTL encoded by the exons ATGACTGAAGGGTGCATGACTGAAGGGGCATTTCAG GTTGACAAGGTCTTTAAGGAGATTGAGGAACCTAATATAGTGTCTTGGACTTCTTTGATGGTTGGTTATGCTTATAATGGGTGTGTAAAGGAGGTTATGAGTGTTTATCTGTGTTTGAGGCGTGATGGGGTGTACTGTAATGAAAATGCAATGGCTACGGTTATTAGGTCTTGTGGGGTGCTTGTAGGTAAAATGTTGGGTTATCAGGTGCTTGGTAGTGTGATCAAATCTGGATTGGATACTACTGTGTCTGTGGCAAACTCCCTTATTTCCATGTTTGGTAATTGTGATAGCATAGAGGAGGCGTCTTGTGTGTTTGATGACATGAAGGAACGTGATACTATTTCGTTGAATTCAATAATTACTGCAAGTGTACGTAATGGTTATTGTGAAAAATCTGTAGAATACTTTTCTCAAATGTGTTATACTCATGCAAAAACCGATTATATTACTACTTCAGCCTTGTTACCAGTGTGTGGCTCTGCTCAAAATTTGAGGTGGGGAAGAGGGCTTCATGGTATGGTAGTAAAATCTGGACTGGAATCAAATGTCTGTGTGTGCAATAGTCTCCTAAGTATGTATTCTCAGGCTGGAAAATTTGAGGTCATATCTAAAACATTGTGA